Proteins encoded within one genomic window of Streptomyces sp. NBC_01314:
- the rpsR gene encoding 30S ribosomal protein S18 — protein MAKPPVRKPKKKVCAFCKDKVTYVDYKDTNMLRKFISDRGKIRARRVTGNCTQHQRDVATAVKNSREMALLPYTSTAR, from the coding sequence ATGGCGAAGCCGCCTGTGCGCAAGCCTAAGAAGAAGGTCTGCGCTTTTTGCAAGGACAAGGTCACGTACGTGGACTACAAGGACACGAACATGCTGCGGAAGTTCATTTCCGACCGTGGCAAGATCCGTGCCCGCCGCGTGACCGGCAACTGCACGCAGCACCAGCGTGACGTCGCCACGGCCGTCAAGAACAGCCGTGAGATGGCGCTGCTGCCCTACACGTCCACCGCGCGCTAA
- the rplI gene encoding 50S ribosomal protein L9: MKIILTHEVSGLGAAGDVVDVKDGYARNYLIPRKFAIRWTKGGEKDVEQIRRARKIHEIQTIEQANQIKGRLEAVKVRLAVRSGDAGRLFGSVTPADIASAIKASGGPEVDKRRIELTSPIKTLGAHETSVRLHPEVAAKVNIEVIAA, encoded by the coding sequence ATGAAGATCATCCTTACCCACGAGGTCTCCGGCCTCGGCGCTGCAGGCGACGTCGTCGACGTCAAGGACGGCTACGCTCGCAACTACCTGATCCCGCGGAAGTTCGCGATCCGCTGGACCAAGGGCGGCGAGAAGGACGTCGAGCAGATCCGTCGTGCTCGCAAGATCCACGAGATCCAGACCATCGAGCAGGCCAACCAGATCAAGGGCCGGCTTGAGGCCGTCAAGGTCCGTCTGGCTGTCCGCTCCGGCGACGCCGGTCGTCTCTTCGGTTCCGTCACCCCGGCCGACATCGCTTCGGCGATCAAGGCTTCCGGTGGTCCCGAGGTCGACAAGCGCCGTATCGAGCTGACTTCTCCGATCAAGACGCTGGGCGCCCACGAGACGTCCGTGCGTCTGCACCCCGAGGTTGCCGCCAAGGTCAACATCGAGGTCATCGCGGCCTAA